Proteins encoded in a region of the Variovorax sp. PAMC 28711 genome:
- a CDS encoding sugar ABC transporter ATP-binding protein, with protein sequence MNNPVKHSVAVAFHDVVKSFGPVQVLHGVSFALAPGRVYGLLGENGAGKSTLMKILAGYETLTGGTLQINGSQQVFGSSRDAEALGIVLIHQEFNLAEDLSVAQNIFLGHEKKNGWLLDDAAMARDAAAALAAVGLQIDPTTKVRRLIVAEKQLVEIAKAIARRARLLIMDEPTATLTPGETERLFKLIAQLRADGVTIVYISHKLDEVERVTDEVIVMRDGRFVARAQTADVTRHQMANLMVGRELSDLYPPRDAVVVSDAPAMRVRHFNVPGWARDAGFEVHAGEILGFAGLVGAGRTELFEGLIGLRPGSGDVQMLGQPVKLRNPRDAARHGFTYLSEDRKGKGLHVDFGLRQNLTLMALERYARPWLQPEAERAALAEAVQDYGIRTGSLDVRASSLSGGNQQKLALAKVLQPRPKVVVLDEPTRGVDVGAKRDIYFLIQRLAREGLAVIVVSSELMELIGLCHRVAVMRAGRIVTTLDAEHLTEEGLIAHATGTAPEHA encoded by the coding sequence ATGAACAATCCCGTCAAGCACAGCGTGGCCGTCGCGTTCCACGACGTCGTCAAAAGCTTCGGGCCGGTGCAGGTGCTGCACGGTGTGAGCTTCGCGCTCGCGCCGGGCCGCGTGTATGGCCTGCTCGGCGAAAACGGCGCCGGCAAATCGACGCTGATGAAGATCCTCGCCGGCTATGAAACCCTGACGGGCGGCACGTTGCAGATCAATGGCTCGCAGCAGGTGTTCGGCAGTTCGCGTGACGCCGAGGCGCTGGGCATCGTGTTGATCCACCAGGAGTTCAACCTCGCCGAAGACCTGAGCGTGGCGCAGAACATCTTCCTCGGCCACGAAAAGAAAAACGGCTGGCTACTCGACGATGCGGCCATGGCGCGCGACGCTGCGGCCGCGCTCGCAGCGGTTGGCTTGCAGATCGACCCGACCACCAAGGTGCGTCGCCTGATCGTGGCCGAGAAGCAACTGGTCGAGATCGCCAAGGCGATCGCCCGGCGCGCGCGACTCCTGATCATGGACGAGCCGACCGCGACGCTCACGCCCGGCGAAACCGAACGTCTCTTCAAGCTCATCGCACAGCTGCGTGCCGACGGCGTGACCATCGTCTACATCTCGCACAAGCTGGACGAGGTGGAGCGCGTCACCGATGAAGTCATCGTCATGCGCGACGGCCGTTTTGTCGCTCGCGCGCAGACGGCGGACGTCACGCGCCACCAGATGGCCAACCTCATGGTTGGGCGCGAGCTGTCGGACCTGTACCCGCCACGCGATGCAGTCGTCGTCAGCGATGCCCCCGCCATGCGTGTGCGCCACTTCAATGTGCCCGGCTGGGCGCGAGACGCTGGCTTCGAAGTGCATGCGGGCGAGATCCTCGGCTTCGCAGGCCTCGTCGGTGCGGGCCGCACCGAACTCTTCGAGGGGCTGATAGGCCTGCGCCCCGGCAGCGGCGATGTGCAGATGCTCGGCCAGCCGGTGAAGCTGCGCAACCCGCGCGATGCCGCACGGCACGGCTTCACCTACCTCAGCGAAGACCGCAAGGGCAAGGGCCTGCACGTCGACTTCGGCTTGCGCCAGAACCTCACGCTGATGGCGCTCGAGCGATACGCGCGGCCCTGGCTCCAGCCAGAAGCCGAGCGCGCGGCGCTGGCCGAAGCGGTGCAGGACTACGGCATCCGCACCGGCTCGCTCGACGTGCGCGCGTCGTCGCTCTCGGGCGGCAACCAGCAGAAGCTCGCGCTCGCGAAAGTGCTCCAACCCCGACCGAAAGTCGTGGTGCTCGACGAGCCCACGCGCGGTGTCGACGTCGGGGCCAAGCGCGACATCTATTTCCTGATCCAGCGACTGGCCCGCGAAGGGCTCGCCGTGATCGTCGTCTCGTCCGAGCTGATGGAATTGATCGGCCTGTGCCACCGCGTCGCGGTGATGCGCGCGGGCCGGATCGTCACCACGCTGGACGCCGAACATCTCACCGAAGAGGGGCTTATCGCTCATGCCACCGGAACAGCCCCAGAACACGCCTGA
- a CDS encoding ROK family protein, whose amino-acid sequence MQLLETTFWSAGGSRHGMAERLGFSKSKANALIAGLVAQGLLAESGLQRSSGGRRPENLQLNGSLGVVVGIDIGATSLDVAVLSPDLAVLAHRAEAADVKRGPGVVLARVRVLMRELLAQCGRSARDVIGIGIGVPGPVNFEIGQLVNPPLMPAWDGFSIRDYLREDYAAPVFVDNDVNLMALGELWRLQRSLTNFLVIKDGTGIGCGIVCHGVVYRGAAGSAGDVGHICVDQEGPRCHCGNVGCVEVMAAGPAITRMAVEAAEAGDSDALAECLRTHGHIDAQHVGEASRAGDAAANDIIQRAGSLIGQMLASVVNFFNPSHVFIGGGITRIGPLFLAAVRQSVYQRSLALSTRHLEIQYTPLGAQGGVIGAGVLAMHETLKARGVAP is encoded by the coding sequence ATGCAGTTGCTGGAAACGACCTTCTGGTCGGCCGGCGGCTCGCGGCATGGCATGGCCGAACGGCTCGGTTTTTCCAAGAGCAAGGCGAATGCGCTGATCGCCGGCCTGGTGGCCCAGGGCCTGCTCGCCGAATCCGGGCTGCAGCGTTCCTCGGGCGGTCGCCGCCCTGAAAATCTTCAACTCAACGGTTCTCTGGGCGTCGTGGTCGGCATCGACATCGGGGCCACCAGCCTCGATGTGGCGGTGCTCAGCCCGGACCTCGCCGTGCTGGCCCATCGCGCTGAGGCGGCCGACGTGAAGCGCGGCCCGGGCGTGGTTCTGGCCCGCGTCCGCGTCCTCATGCGCGAGTTGCTTGCCCAGTGCGGCCGCAGCGCACGCGATGTCATCGGCATCGGCATCGGCGTGCCGGGTCCGGTCAATTTCGAGATCGGCCAGTTGGTCAACCCGCCGCTGATGCCGGCCTGGGACGGTTTTTCGATCCGCGACTACCTGCGCGAGGACTACGCCGCGCCGGTGTTCGTCGACAACGACGTCAACCTGATGGCGCTCGGCGAACTCTGGCGCCTGCAGCGCTCGCTCACCAACTTCCTCGTGATCAAGGACGGGACCGGCATCGGCTGCGGCATCGTGTGCCACGGCGTCGTGTACCGCGGCGCGGCCGGCTCGGCGGGTGACGTCGGCCACATCTGCGTCGATCAGGAAGGCCCGCGCTGCCACTGCGGCAACGTCGGCTGCGTCGAGGTGATGGCGGCAGGACCCGCGATCACGCGCATGGCCGTCGAGGCCGCGGAGGCCGGCGACAGCGACGCGCTGGCCGAATGCCTTCGCACGCACGGCCACATCGATGCGCAGCATGTCGGCGAGGCCAGCCGTGCGGGCGACGCCGCGGCCAACGACATCATCCAGCGCGCCGGCAGCCTGATCGGCCAGATGCTGGCGTCGGTGGTGAATTTCTTCAATCCGTCGCACGTGTTCATCGGCGGCGGCATCACGCGCATCGGGCCGCTGTTTCTTGCGGCGGTGCGCCAGAGCGTCTACCAGCGTTCGCTCGCGCTCTCGACCCGACACTTGGAAATCCAGTACACACCGCTCGGCGCGCAGGGCGGCGTGATCGGCGCGGGCGTGCTGGCGATGCACGAAACACTGAAGGCGCGAGGCGTCGCACCATGA
- a CDS encoding F0F1 ATP synthase subunit epsilon, producing MANTIHVDVVSAEASIFSGEARFVALPGETGELGIYPRHTPLITRIRPGAVRIEMADGGEEFVFVAGGILEVQPNAVTVLSDTAIRGKDLDDEKANQAKAAAEEALKNAKTDIDIAMAQSELLVMAAQIAALRKYRQKK from the coding sequence ATGGCAAACACCATTCACGTCGACGTGGTCAGCGCGGAAGCGTCGATCTTCTCGGGCGAGGCGAGGTTCGTCGCGCTGCCCGGTGAAACCGGCGAGCTCGGCATCTATCCGCGTCACACGCCGCTGATCACCCGCATCCGTCCGGGCGCCGTGCGCATCGAGATGGCCGACGGAGGCGAGGAATTCGTGTTCGTCGCGGGCGGCATTCTCGAAGTGCAGCCCAACGCCGTCACCGTGTTGTCCGACACCGCGATCCGCGGCAAGGACCTCGACGACGAAAAGGCGAACCAGGCCAAGGCCGCCGCCGAGGAAGCGCTCAAGAACGCCAAGACCGACATCGACATCGCGATGGCGCAGTCGGAGTTACTGGTGATGGCCGCCCAGATCGCTGCGCTGCGCAAATACCGCCAGAAGAAGTAA
- the atpD gene encoding F0F1 ATP synthase subunit beta, translating into MAQANAAQGKIVQCIGAVVDVEFPRDQMPRIYDALKFEGSALTLEVQQQLGDGIVRTIALGSSDGLRRGLMVSNTNAPITVPVGKATLGRIMDVLGAPIDERGPVSHELTASIHRKAPAYDELSPSQDLLETGIKVIDLICPFAKGGKVGLFGGAGVGKTVNMMELINNIAKAHSGVSVFAGVGERTREGNDFYHEMADSGVVNLENLEESKVAMVYGQMNEPPGNRLRVALTGLTIAESFRDEGRDVLFFVDNIYRYTLAGTEVSALLGRMPSAVGYQPTLAEEMGRLQERITSTKVGSITSIQAVYVPADDYTDPSPATTFAHLDSTVALSRDIASLGIYPAVDPLDSTSRQLDPNVVGEEHYNTARAVQGMLQRYKELRDIIAILGMDELAPDDKLAVARARKIQRFFSQPFHVAEVFTGSPGKYVPLAETIRGFKMIVNGEADHLPEQAFYMVGGIDEAFEKAKKVA; encoded by the coding sequence ATGGCTCAAGCAAACGCAGCACAAGGCAAGATCGTTCAATGCATCGGCGCCGTGGTCGACGTGGAATTTCCGCGTGACCAGATGCCCCGGATTTACGACGCCCTGAAGTTCGAAGGCAGCGCGCTGACGCTCGAGGTGCAGCAGCAACTCGGCGACGGCATCGTGCGCACCATTGCGCTCGGTTCGTCCGACGGCCTGCGCCGCGGCCTGATGGTGAGCAACACCAACGCACCCATCACGGTGCCGGTCGGCAAGGCCACGCTGGGTCGCATCATGGACGTGCTCGGCGCGCCGATCGACGAACGCGGTCCGGTCAGCCATGAGCTCACCGCATCGATCCATCGCAAGGCACCTGCCTACGACGAACTGTCGCCATCGCAAGACCTGCTGGAAACCGGCATCAAGGTGATCGACCTGATCTGCCCGTTCGCCAAGGGCGGCAAGGTGGGCCTGTTCGGTGGTGCCGGCGTGGGCAAGACCGTGAACATGATGGAACTCATCAACAACATCGCCAAGGCCCACTCGGGCGTGTCGGTGTTCGCCGGTGTGGGCGAGCGGACCCGCGAAGGCAACGACTTCTATCACGAGATGGCCGACTCCGGCGTCGTGAACCTCGAGAACCTCGAAGAGTCGAAAGTGGCCATGGTCTACGGCCAGATGAATGAGCCGCCGGGCAACCGTCTGCGCGTGGCGCTGACCGGCCTGACCATTGCCGAATCGTTCCGCGACGAAGGCCGCGACGTGCTGTTCTTCGTGGACAACATCTACCGCTACACGCTGGCCGGTACCGAAGTGTCGGCACTGCTGGGCCGGATGCCTTCCGCCGTGGGCTACCAGCCAACGCTGGCCGAGGAAATGGGCCGCCTGCAAGAGCGCATCACGTCGACCAAGGTCGGCTCGATCACCTCGATCCAGGCCGTGTACGTGCCTGCGGACGATTACACCGACCCGTCGCCTGCCACCACCTTCGCCCATCTGGATTCGACCGTGGCCTTGTCGCGCGACATCGCGTCGCTCGGCATCTACCCGGCGGTCGACCCGCTGGACTCGACCTCGCGCCAGCTCGACCCGAACGTGGTCGGCGAAGAGCACTACAACACGGCCCGCGCCGTGCAGGGCATGCTGCAGCGCTACAAGGAACTGCGCGACATCATCGCGATTCTGGGCATGGACGAACTGGCCCCCGACGACAAGCTCGCCGTGGCCCGTGCGCGCAAGATCCAGCGCTTCTTCTCGCAGCCGTTCCACGTGGCCGAAGTGTTCACAGGCTCGCCGGGCAAGTACGTGCCGCTGGCCGAAACCATCCGTGGTTTCAAGATGATCGTGAACGGCGAAGCCGACCACCTGCCGGAACAGGCGTTCTACATGGTGGGCGGCATCGACGAGGCGTTCGAAAAGGCCAAGAAAGTCGCGTAA
- the atpG gene encoding F0F1 ATP synthase subunit gamma has translation MAAGKEIRGKIKSVENTKKITKAMEMVSVSKMRKAQERMRAARPYSEKIRNIAANLGKANPEYTHAFMKTNEAKGIGFIIVTSDKGLCGGLNTNLLRAVTVKLREAQANGVAIESVAIGSKGLGFLNRIGARVVAHVTHLGDVPHLDKLIGPVKTLLDAYAEGKISAVYLCYTKFINTIKQEPVVEQLLPLAADSLQTEAGAHSWDYIYEPDAQSVIDELLVRYVESLVYQAVAENMASEHSARMVAMKAATDNAGNVIGELKLIYNKTRQAGITKELSEIVAGAAAAAGV, from the coding sequence ATGGCAGCTGGTAAGGAAATCCGCGGCAAGATCAAATCGGTGGAAAACACCAAGAAGATCACCAAGGCCATGGAAATGGTCTCGGTTTCCAAGATGCGCAAGGCGCAGGAACGCATGCGCGCTGCTCGCCCCTACAGCGAGAAGATTCGCAACATCGCGGCCAACCTCGGCAAGGCGAACCCCGAGTACACCCACGCGTTCATGAAGACGAACGAAGCCAAGGGCATCGGCTTCATCATCGTGACCAGCGACAAGGGCCTGTGCGGCGGGTTGAACACCAACCTGCTGCGCGCCGTGACTGTCAAGCTGCGCGAGGCGCAGGCGAACGGTGTCGCGATCGAATCGGTCGCGATCGGCAGCAAGGGTCTGGGGTTCCTCAACCGCATCGGTGCCCGCGTGGTGGCGCACGTCACCCACCTGGGCGATGTGCCGCATCTGGACAAGCTGATCGGCCCGGTCAAGACGCTTCTCGACGCATACGCCGAAGGCAAGATCTCGGCGGTCTATCTCTGCTACACGAAGTTCATCAACACGATCAAGCAGGAGCCGGTGGTCGAGCAGTTGCTGCCGCTGGCTGCCGACTCGCTTCAAACCGAGGCCGGCGCGCATTCGTGGGACTACATCTACGAACCCGATGCGCAAAGCGTGATCGACGAGCTGCTTGTTCGCTATGTCGAATCGCTGGTGTACCAGGCGGTCGCTGAAAACATGGCGTCCGAACATTCGGCGCGCATGGTGGCGATGAAGGCCGCGACCGACAACGCCGGCAATGTGATCGGCGAGCTCAAGCTGATCTACAACAAGACGCGCCAGGCCGGCATCACCAAAGAACTGTCCGAGATCGTCGCGGGCGCGGCAGCCGCCGCCGGCGTCTGA
- the atpA gene encoding F0F1 ATP synthase subunit alpha, translating into MQLNPAEISELIKSRIEGLGVSADIRNQGTVVSVTDGIVRVHGLSDAMQGEMLEFPPSADGTPSFGLALNLERDSVGAVILGEYEHISEGDTVKCTGRILEVPVGPELIGRVVNALGQPIDGKGPINATMTDVIEKVAPGVIARKSVDQPLQTGLKSIDSMVPIGRGQRELIIGDRQTGKTAVAIDAIINQKGQGVTCIYVAIGQKASSIKNVVRSLEQAGAMDYTIVVAASASESAAMQYVSAYSGCTMGEYFRDRGEDALIVYDDLSKQAVAYRQVSLLLRRPPGREAYPGDVFYLHSRLLERAARVNADYVEAFTKGEVKGKTGSLTALPIIETQAGDVSAFVPTNVISITDGQIFLETSLFNAGIRPAINAGISVSRVGSSAQTKIIKSLSGGIRTDLAQYRELAAFAQFASDLDEATRKQLDRGARVTELLKQAQYSPLPISLMGATLFAVNKGFMDDLEIKKVLPFEHGLHQYLKSSHAALLDKIEKAKALDKDAEAELTTAITSFKKSFA; encoded by the coding sequence ATGCAACTCAATCCCGCAGAAATTTCCGAACTGATCAAGAGCCGTATCGAGGGTCTGGGTGTCAGCGCCGACATTCGCAATCAGGGCACCGTCGTCTCGGTGACCGATGGCATCGTGCGCGTGCACGGCCTGTCGGACGCGATGCAGGGCGAAATGCTCGAATTTCCGCCAAGTGCTGACGGCACGCCGTCGTTCGGCCTGGCGCTGAATCTCGAGCGCGACTCGGTCGGCGCCGTGATTCTGGGCGAATACGAGCACATCTCCGAAGGCGACACCGTGAAGTGCACGGGCCGCATCCTGGAAGTGCCGGTCGGCCCCGAACTGATCGGCCGCGTGGTGAATGCCCTGGGCCAGCCGATCGACGGCAAGGGTCCGATCAATGCCACGATGACCGACGTGATCGAAAAGGTCGCCCCGGGCGTGATCGCACGCAAGTCGGTCGATCAGCCGCTGCAAACCGGCCTGAAGTCCATCGACTCGATGGTGCCGATCGGCCGTGGCCAGCGCGAGCTGATCATTGGCGACCGCCAGACCGGCAAGACCGCCGTGGCCATCGACGCGATCATCAACCAGAAGGGCCAGGGCGTGACGTGCATCTACGTCGCCATCGGTCAGAAGGCGTCGTCGATCAAGAACGTGGTGCGCTCGCTGGAACAAGCCGGCGCCATGGACTACACCATCGTGGTCGCGGCTTCCGCTTCGGAATCGGCCGCGATGCAGTACGTTTCGGCGTACTCGGGCTGCACGATGGGCGAATACTTCCGCGACCGCGGCGAAGACGCACTGATCGTCTATGACGACCTGTCCAAGCAAGCTGTTGCGTACCGCCAAGTGTCGCTGCTGCTGCGCCGCCCGCCAGGCCGCGAAGCCTATCCCGGCGACGTGTTCTATCTCCATAGCCGCTTGCTCGAGCGCGCCGCCCGGGTGAACGCCGACTACGTCGAAGCCTTCACCAAGGGCGAAGTGAAGGGCAAGACCGGTTCGCTGACGGCACTGCCGATCATCGAAACGCAAGCCGGCGACGTGTCCGCTTTCGTGCCGACCAATGTGATCTCGATCACCGACGGCCAGATCTTCCTGGAAACCAGCCTGTTCAATGCCGGCATTCGCCCCGCAATCAACGCCGGTATCTCGGTGTCGCGCGTGGGTTCGTCGGCGCAGACCAAGATCATCAAGAGCCTGTCCGGCGGTATCCGTACCGACCTGGCCCAGTACCGCGAGTTGGCTGCGTTCGCGCAGTTCGCCTCCGACCTGGACGAAGCGACCCGCAAGCAACTCGACCGCGGTGCCCGCGTCACCGAATTGCTCAAGCAGGCGCAGTACAGCCCGCTGCCGATCTCGCTGATGGGCGCCACGCTGTTCGCCGTGAACAAGGGCTTCATGGACGACCTCGAAATCAAGAAAGTGCTGCCGTTCGAACACGGCCTGCACCAGTACCTGAAGTCGAGCCACGCGGCGCTGCTCGACAAGATCGAGAAGGCCAAGGCCCTCGACAAGGACGCAGAAGCCGAACTGACGACGGCCATCACGTCGTTCAAGAAGTCGTTCGCCTGA